Proteins from one Fibrobacter sp. genomic window:
- a CDS encoding T9SS type A sorting domain-containing protein: MINESKNSKSDLAVKAGIFLAAFGLIAAFSSTHAADSYKFDFGDGPVAAGYTQIKSNTKFDATKGYGFESGTISSVDRLWDDDLKTDFLTSKGDMIFSVVLPQGNYEVSFTFGDGENESETTVWAENRKLMFDRVTTAGGVFSTQSVSLRRMETKSIDGSVTMSIKDREKDYRTWDNKLTFIISGKAPAVAGIEIKPKNDVTTLWLCGNSTVVDQLTAPWAGWGQMSPGFFKSSLAVANYAESGLTASGFYSMKRLAKILAEVKKGDYVTVQFAHNDQKNATDVANYETTLTKYANEIKAKGAIPLFVTSTARQGELDPKTSVGGLPEKMRALGQKLGVTVLDLNQHSINLQNALGNNKEKLYMYTASDKTHFCEYGAYELARAILEEMKTKVPDLAKHLRDNHVAFDSKKPDALDILTQAKAPITEGGLIQVPEEPESSSSGEAPAESSSSKGGESTEGTTSAELPANAVIGIQGDQFASADGVKETTNTGYTGEGYLNIDNGAGTRATYKLEKDSTRGDTVYIRFANGSDANRDMIVNGIEVEFPPTGSWTNWKIVSVPLNLSNSVRLEMESLAEKGGPNIDWIGWSVNHSADSSAEPQAISQNITGAAAKFSAHFSGNSIFLNNAPNGSYTISIFDMQGNKVKSIQNAQGNEFNVQLNHGTYIIRISQDNRIFEMTRIIKR; encoded by the coding sequence ATGATCAACGAATCAAAAAATTCTAAAAGTGATTTAGCAGTCAAGGCTGGAATTTTCCTCGCCGCATTTGGTTTAATCGCAGCCTTTTCCAGCACACATGCTGCAGATAGCTACAAATTTGACTTTGGTGATGGTCCCGTTGCCGCGGGTTATACCCAGATTAAGTCCAACACCAAATTCGACGCTACCAAGGGCTACGGTTTTGAATCGGGAACCATCAGCTCCGTAGACCGCCTTTGGGATGACGACCTGAAAACAGACTTTCTCACCTCCAAGGGAGACATGATTTTCTCTGTGGTTCTTCCCCAGGGTAACTACGAAGTGTCCTTCACTTTTGGCGATGGCGAAAATGAAAGCGAGACCACCGTCTGGGCTGAAAATCGCAAGCTCATGTTTGACCGCGTCACCACTGCCGGCGGCGTCTTTAGCACACAGAGCGTTTCCCTTCGCCGTATGGAAACCAAGAGCATCGATGGCTCCGTTACCATGAGCATCAAGGACCGCGAAAAGGATTACAGAACTTGGGACAACAAGCTGACCTTTATCATCAGCGGCAAGGCTCCCGCTGTGGCAGGCATTGAAATCAAGCCCAAGAACGACGTGACTACCTTGTGGCTCTGCGGAAATTCCACCGTAGTGGACCAGCTGACAGCTCCTTGGGCGGGTTGGGGACAGATGTCCCCGGGATTTTTCAAATCCAGCCTTGCCGTCGCCAACTACGCGGAATCCGGCCTTACCGCCAGCGGCTTTTATAGTATGAAGCGTTTGGCAAAGATTCTCGCCGAAGTCAAGAAAGGCGATTATGTGACGGTGCAGTTCGCCCATAACGACCAGAAGAACGCCACCGACGTGGCTAACTACGAAACGACCCTGACCAAGTATGCTAACGAAATCAAGGCCAAGGGTGCCATCCCCCTGTTCGTTACATCCACCGCACGCCAGGGCGAACTGGACCCGAAAACAAGCGTGGGCGGCCTTCCCGAAAAAATGCGCGCCCTTGGTCAAAAGCTTGGCGTTACCGTTCTGGATTTGAATCAGCATTCCATTAACCTGCAGAATGCCCTAGGCAACAACAAGGAAAAGCTGTACATGTACACCGCCAGCGACAAGACTCATTTCTGCGAATACGGCGCGTACGAATTGGCCCGCGCCATCCTGGAAGAAATGAAGACCAAGGTTCCTGATCTGGCAAAGCACCTACGCGATAACCACGTTGCATTTGATTCCAAGAAGCCCGACGCTCTGGACATTCTGACTCAGGCAAAGGCTCCCATCACCGAAGGCGGCCTCATTCAGGTTCCCGAAGAACCGGAATCTTCCAGCTCGGGAGAAGCACCCGCAGAATCCTCTAGCAGCAAGGGCGGCGAATCCACCGAGGGAACAACTTCCGCAGAACTTCCCGCAAATGCCGTCATCGGCATTCAGGGCGACCAGTTTGCTTCAGCTGACGGCGTCAAGGAAACCACAAACACAGGCTACACCGGCGAAGGTTACCTAAACATCGATAACGGTGCAGGAACCCGCGCCACTTACAAACTGGAAAAGGATTCAACCCGCGGCGACACTGTATATATTCGCTTTGCCAACGGCTCAGATGCAAACCGCGACATGATCGTCAACGGCATCGAAGTTGAATTTCCGCCTACCGGCAGCTGGACCAATTGGAAAATCGTAAGCGTTCCTCTGAACCTCAGCAATTCCGTAAGGCTTGAAATGGAATCTCTGGCAGAAAAGGGCGGTCCCAATATTGACTGGATCGGATGGAGCGTAAATCATTCGGCAGACTCCTCGGCCGAACCCCAAGCCATCTCCCAGAACATCACCGGCGCCGCAGCAAAGTTTAGCGCACACTTCTCCGGAAACAGCATCTTTCTAAACAATGCTCCCAATGGTTCCTATACAATCAGCATTTTTGATATGCAGGGCAACAAAGTCAAAAGCATTCAAAATGCCCAGGGCAATGAATTCAACGTCCAGCTGAATCACGGAACTTATATCATTCGCATTTCACAGGACAATCGCATCTTTGAAATGACAAGAATCATTAAACGATAA
- a CDS encoding glycosyl hydrolase 53 family protein: protein MKFNFMNTFKKAAIAMGVIAAAAMARPYIVGVDVSWVLEDESLGAKYYHDGKQQDLFDILQDHGINFIRVRTFVNSCVGYATESYSGANSKVCWCDLDHTIALAKRIKAHNMGFFLDFHMSDTWASIGKQYVPASWSGKSNAEMGKLAYDHVKTTMNALMKAGLRPDMVQVGNEINSAVSGVSINKTAEFANIINSGVKAVRDIDPSIKIVMQHGRPRPDGGFEGWYSKIDANIDYDAICGSTYGTTNNGQDWRDMFGLVTKKKKPVLSCEYTADRTKLINGIMNDFGDLGWGTFVWEPTRYSNKPMFDRDGQRYTANARLDELAAIAKQYNATLPDWVGGKAIKKIAVKTAAAAGGTIAQSIEGAEIAEGSKVTFTAVPLEGWEFTGWTGDNSGTAKDYTVTSLNKEVNLGANFKFVGKDSLNYEVENAVFSNTIFEDKHAGFSGKGYANLDNVVGSSVTIPVCLPSEGEQKVRIVFANGSTVNRPVSIAVNGEVQVKSQDFESTSEWTSWKSKDVVLKMPAGVSNITFTSTTADGGPNIDKIQFVVESIDPVVVPPAGEKDSTTAAIANRSIQRARELLRQRENNRSFFVNGRSASNLQSRASRIKIYNK from the coding sequence ATGAAGTTCAATTTCATGAATACTTTTAAGAAAGCTGCAATTGCTATGGGTGTAATTGCCGCCGCCGCCATGGCTCGCCCCTACATTGTGGGCGTGGATGTTTCCTGGGTTCTGGAAGATGAATCCCTGGGTGCAAAGTATTATCACGATGGCAAGCAACAGGATCTGTTTGACATCCTTCAAGATCACGGTATCAACTTCATTCGTGTTCGTACCTTCGTGAATTCTTGCGTTGGCTACGCCACGGAAAGTTATTCCGGTGCAAATTCCAAGGTTTGCTGGTGCGACCTGGACCATACCATTGCTCTCGCCAAGCGTATTAAGGCTCACAACATGGGCTTCTTCCTGGATTTCCACATGAGCGACACCTGGGCTTCCATCGGCAAGCAGTATGTGCCTGCATCCTGGAGCGGAAAGTCTAATGCCGAAATGGGTAAGCTGGCTTATGACCATGTGAAGACCACCATGAACGCCTTGATGAAGGCAGGCCTTCGCCCCGACATGGTTCAGGTGGGTAATGAAATCAACTCCGCAGTTTCTGGCGTTTCTATCAACAAGACTGCTGAATTTGCAAACATCATCAACTCCGGCGTAAAGGCTGTCCGCGATATCGATCCCTCCATCAAGATCGTGATGCAGCATGGTCGCCCCCGTCCTGATGGCGGTTTTGAAGGTTGGTACAGCAAGATTGACGCCAACATCGATTACGATGCCATTTGCGGTTCCACTTATGGTACCACCAACAATGGCCAGGATTGGCGCGACATGTTCGGCCTTGTGACCAAGAAGAAAAAGCCTGTGTTGAGCTGCGAATATACCGCCGATCGTACTAAGCTGATTAACGGCATTATGAATGACTTTGGGGACTTAGGATGGGGTACTTTTGTTTGGGAACCGACCCGCTACAGCAACAAGCCTATGTTCGATCGCGATGGTCAGAGGTACACCGCTAACGCTCGCCTTGATGAACTGGCTGCAATCGCAAAGCAGTACAACGCAACGCTTCCTGATTGGGTTGGTGGAAAGGCAATTAAGAAGATTGCCGTGAAGACTGCTGCAGCAGCTGGTGGTACAATTGCCCAGAGCATTGAAGGTGCCGAAATCGCAGAAGGCTCCAAGGTGACTTTTACCGCCGTCCCGCTGGAAGGTTGGGAATTCACAGGCTGGACTGGGGATAACTCTGGCACCGCCAAGGATTACACGGTGACTTCTCTCAACAAGGAAGTGAATCTGGGGGCAAACTTCAAGTTCGTAGGCAAGGACTCCTTGAACTACGAAGTAGAAAATGCAGTTTTCAGTAACACAATCTTTGAAGATAAGCACGCAGGCTTCTCCGGCAAGGGTTACGCCAACCTGGATAACGTCGTAGGTTCTTCCGTGACCATTCCCGTGTGCCTTCCCAGTGAAGGTGAACAGAAGGTTCGCATCGTTTTCGCCAACGGTTCTACTGTCAATCGCCCTGTAAGTATTGCTGTCAATGGCGAAGTTCAGGTGAAGTCCCAGGATTTTGAATCTACCTCCGAATGGACCAGTTGGAAGAGCAAGGATGTGGTTCTCAAGATGCCTGCTGGCGTCAGCAACATTACCTTCACTTCTACTACAGCAGATGGCGGCCCAAATATCGACAAGATCCAGTTTGTAGTGGAATCCATCGATCCTGTTGTGGTTCCGCCTGCAGGCGAAAAGGATTCTACCACCGCTGCAATCGCTAATCGCAGTATTCAGAGGGCTCGCGAGCTCTTGCGTCAGCGCGAAAATAACCGTAGTTTCTTTGTGAACGGCCGTTCCGCCAGCAATCTGCAAAGCCGCGCTTCTAGAATTAAAATCTATAACAAGTAA
- a CDS encoding fibrobacter succinogenes major paralogous domain-containing protein → MVKQISAIFGIAFLIAACETKTSEPEIEVHVEHGEFTDSRDGQTYKTVTIESQTWMAENLNYKTDKSFCYNNVTDSCNIYGRLYSEYRFNNAYIELCPEGWHTPNREEWIILFETVGGTETAGIKLHSSDRWMYSWDIGENKYGFSILPAGEKCSNFDGINEWATFWVRDNSTIYNQVNISGKYPYFENTDYDCAFSIRCIKD, encoded by the coding sequence ATGGTAAAGCAAATTTCAGCTATTTTTGGCATCGCTTTTTTGATTGCTGCTTGCGAAACAAAAACTTCTGAGCCCGAAATTGAAGTCCATGTTGAACACGGCGAATTCACGGATTCTCGCGATGGACAAACCTACAAGACGGTAACCATTGAATCCCAGACATGGATGGCAGAGAATCTGAATTATAAAACTGACAAGAGTTTTTGCTATAACAACGTCACCGATTCTTGCAACATATACGGACGATTGTATTCGGAATACCGTTTCAACAACGCTTACATTGAGCTTTGCCCAGAAGGATGGCACACCCCCAACAGAGAAGAATGGATTATTCTATTTGAAACTGTAGGGGGTACGGAAACGGCAGGAATCAAGCTGCATTCCAGTGATAGATGGATGTACAGCTGGGACATCGGAGAAAACAAGTATGGTTTTTCCATCCTGCCCGCAGGAGAAAAGTGCAGTAATTTCGACGGCATTAATGAATGGGCAACATTTTGGGTAAGAGACAACTCAACGATTTATAATCAAGTCAACATCTCAGGAAAATATCCTTATTTTGAGAATACTGACTATGATTGCGCATTCTCCATCCGTTGTATAAAAGACTAA
- a CDS encoding LamG domain-containing protein — protein sequence MKNLKFVLTAFLLFMTMLFAACSSDSGVAGILIETNTGNKVLIETNTGHGVARVMISVADFEISEGDTLQLSRTERDTVGDTVFTSTAYLEKVVSESNIAAGHVSMDSVPAQDYDSLTILPVKGDVRSIAIDLNAEEGETYRIGDKGITNLIVSQTIKLHSSDYPVDSNEKKIEHVFFDAKTFDMNISLKCKYEEFRNDSLIIYDGEFGLHRDSVEYAVGILDFEWKMAGGRICDSAVVSNGDGDERTVYIHFELGDCAAYYVDSTGAKCVETSYGEITAGKASAYFDLRPLDRKIGDTIKVSVPVARSLKNDTIYSTLSVINHVLDSAAVANGLVKVDHLPEIPGGSHWLVDITDEGFFWSDFALKDGETTFIHADSIANAKVIPLTISLPEGFEDLSSADEPFKDMPLPIRLEKPATKACLVDALGRVIPLQKSEGDSLLYWGSLKEVVFSESGTLSFDLLNNCYYDDWGKPVGDTAVVLSRHTESFDSLTGSKNEGILGNALWLDSTDSWKMIEGFEPFTNNGTQMSASIWIKADSASQATPGTSYTRILSAKKDSVAFILQQRGNQAAVNLRIDARHDGEGVYNSTYGTARILDGTWHNYSFTIRGDSVFTYVDGVPLSKDQFENGGDFSTCTNPAIGGDEPNLVGGLDEIFFFDGSQSENWMRLFYALQKQAMK from the coding sequence ATGAAAAATTTGAAATTCGTATTGACGGCGTTTCTGCTATTTATGACAATGCTGTTTGCCGCCTGCAGTAGTGACAGCGGTGTCGCAGGCATTCTTATTGAAACCAACACCGGAAACAAGGTGTTAATTGAAACCAATACAGGTCATGGCGTGGCACGCGTCATGATTTCCGTTGCGGACTTTGAAATCTCCGAAGGGGATACCTTGCAGCTTTCCCGCACGGAGCGTGATACCGTGGGCGACACAGTTTTCACATCAACCGCCTATTTGGAAAAGGTTGTAAGCGAATCGAACATCGCTGCGGGCCATGTTTCCATGGATAGCGTACCTGCTCAAGATTATGACTCCCTGACCATCTTGCCGGTAAAGGGTGACGTACGTTCTATCGCCATTGACCTAAACGCCGAAGAGGGCGAAACCTATCGCATCGGCGATAAGGGCATCACCAATCTCATCGTAAGTCAGACCATCAAACTCCATAGTAGTGACTATCCTGTAGACTCCAACGAAAAGAAAATTGAACATGTGTTTTTTGACGCAAAAACCTTCGACATGAACATTTCATTGAAATGCAAGTATGAAGAATTCAGGAATGATTCCCTGATCATCTACGATGGAGAATTTGGTCTCCATCGGGACTCCGTTGAATACGCTGTGGGAATACTGGATTTTGAATGGAAAATGGCTGGCGGCCGAATTTGTGATTCCGCAGTCGTTTCCAATGGAGATGGTGATGAAAGAACCGTCTACATCCACTTTGAACTTGGTGACTGTGCGGCCTATTATGTGGATTCCACAGGAGCCAAGTGCGTCGAAACCTCCTATGGGGAAATCACGGCGGGCAAGGCCAGTGCCTACTTTGACTTGAGACCTCTTGACCGTAAAATTGGTGACACTATAAAAGTTTCAGTGCCTGTCGCAAGATCCTTAAAGAATGACACCATCTATTCCACCCTGAGTGTCATCAACCACGTTCTGGATTCTGCTGCTGTGGCAAATGGGTTAGTTAAGGTGGACCATCTGCCTGAAATTCCCGGCGGCTCCCATTGGTTAGTCGACATTACTGACGAAGGCTTTTTCTGGTCGGACTTCGCATTGAAAGATGGAGAAACAACCTTTATTCATGCTGATAGTATTGCCAATGCAAAAGTGATTCCATTGACCATTTCGCTTCCGGAAGGCTTTGAAGATCTATCTTCTGCAGATGAACCCTTCAAGGATATGCCTCTGCCCATCCGTCTGGAAAAGCCTGCCACGAAGGCCTGCCTTGTGGATGCGCTAGGTCGCGTAATCCCTCTACAAAAGAGCGAAGGGGATTCCCTGCTGTACTGGGGCAGCCTAAAGGAAGTTGTCTTCTCGGAAAGTGGAACTCTCTCATTTGACTTGTTGAACAACTGCTATTACGATGATTGGGGTAAGCCTGTAGGCGACACCGCCGTAGTGCTTTCGCGCCATACGGAATCATTTGACAGCTTGACGGGCTCTAAGAATGAGGGAATCCTCGGAAACGCCCTCTGGCTGGATTCTACGGATTCCTGGAAGATGATTGAAGGCTTTGAACCCTTCACCAATAACGGAACGCAGATGTCCGCATCCATCTGGATCAAGGCTGATAGCGCTTCCCAGGCTACACCGGGAACCAGTTATACTCGCATTCTCTCTGCGAAGAAGGACAGTGTAGCCTTCATCCTGCAGCAGCGTGGTAATCAGGCTGCAGTAAACCTGCGTATTGACGCCCGCCACGATGGGGAAGGCGTTTATAATTCCACTTATGGTACTGCACGGATTCTGGATGGAACCTGGCACAACTATTCCTTCACCATCCGTGGGGACAGTGTCTTTACCTATGTGGATGGTGTGCCCCTCAGCAAGGACCAGTTTGAAAATGGAGGCGATTTCTCCACTTGCACCAATCCTGCCATTGGCGGTGATGAACCTAATTTGGTGGGCGGTCTGGACGAAATTTTCTTCTTCGACGGTTCCCAGAGTGAAAACTGGATGCGACTTTTCTATGCTCTGCAGAAGCAGGCAATGAAATAA
- a CDS encoding right-handed parallel beta-helix repeat-containing protein, which yields MAKLNLKMSLFAVTIALLSQSVMASVYYVAPNGNDANVGSKEKPFASLKKANSKVVAGDTVWVRGGTYMHTDTTYVKNDNMFAGIHLTKSGASDNNRIHYLAYPGEVPVFDFSKMPIANGTNNVRYTNGVLIQAQYLHLKGLEFKNVPMKGESNVGVYVSRSKHIFLELINSHHHGGSGFFVNEKGSGSGGGHLFLNCDSHDNYDPNGRQGDGQNADGFGVHYQSGGDTTKFIGCRAWWNSDDGWDFISQEFPVVIENSWAMGHGYSNYGTGKPKDGNGNGFKAGSSKTGVRHTIRNCVAWKNKASGFYANHSSGGNDWLNNTAYMNGSAFNMWASTWDAAGNRTDGVVLKGAKAHVMKNNIAYPNKTSYIGGDYAAGEYYTWNLNLTATNADFVSVDDPSMTVTGKPLEPLGGAFGPRKADGSLPDIDFLKLSPKSQFIDKGVNVKLPYEGKAPDLGAYEYKAPVGPVVTSSSSSSETVNPTSSSSFVGSSSSADSTMAIASRRLENARAVHRMRNDGRVFYVNGRIVRGRKGPHLIFAK from the coding sequence ATGGCTAAGTTGAATTTAAAGATGAGTTTGTTTGCTGTGACTATTGCACTTTTGTCCCAGTCTGTCATGGCTTCCGTTTACTATGTGGCTCCTAATGGAAATGATGCCAATGTGGGTTCCAAGGAAAAGCCTTTCGCATCCTTGAAAAAGGCTAATTCAAAGGTCGTAGCTGGTGATACTGTTTGGGTTCGCGGCGGCACCTACATGCATACGGATACAACCTATGTGAAGAACGACAATATGTTTGCTGGCATTCACTTGACTAAGAGTGGTGCTAGCGATAATAACCGCATTCATTATTTGGCTTATCCTGGCGAGGTTCCTGTGTTCGACTTTAGCAAGATGCCCATTGCCAACGGAACCAATAACGTACGCTATACCAATGGCGTCTTGATTCAGGCTCAGTATCTTCACTTGAAGGGGCTTGAATTCAAGAACGTTCCCATGAAGGGTGAATCCAACGTGGGCGTGTACGTTTCCCGCAGTAAGCACATCTTTCTGGAATTGATCAACAGTCATCATCACGGCGGATCCGGATTTTTCGTGAATGAAAAAGGCTCGGGAAGTGGCGGCGGCCATCTGTTCCTGAACTGCGATAGTCATGACAACTACGACCCTAATGGACGTCAAGGTGACGGGCAGAATGCAGATGGCTTTGGCGTTCATTACCAGAGTGGCGGCGATACGACGAAGTTTATCGGATGTCGCGCCTGGTGGAACAGTGACGATGGCTGGGATTTCATTAGCCAGGAATTTCCTGTTGTGATTGAAAACAGCTGGGCCATGGGTCACGGCTACAGCAATTACGGCACTGGCAAGCCTAAGGATGGAAACGGAAACGGGTTTAAGGCGGGCAGCAGCAAGACTGGCGTTCGTCACACCATCAGAAATTGCGTGGCCTGGAAGAACAAGGCCTCTGGTTTTTACGCCAACCACAGTAGCGGTGGCAACGACTGGCTGAATAATACAGCTTACATGAACGGTTCCGCCTTCAACATGTGGGCGAGTACCTGGGACGCTGCGGGTAACCGTACCGATGGCGTTGTATTGAAGGGAGCCAAGGCTCACGTCATGAAGAATAACATCGCCTATCCCAACAAGACTTCTTACATCGGCGGGGATTATGCTGCCGGCGAATACTACACCTGGAACTTGAACTTGACGGCGACCAATGCAGATTTTGTCAGCGTCGATGATCCCAGCATGACGGTGACAGGAAAACCTCTGGAACCTCTTGGCGGCGCTTTCGGCCCCCGCAAGGCTGACGGTAGCCTGCCCGATATCGATTTCCTGAAACTTTCTCCCAAGAGTCAGTTTATCGACAAGGGTGTCAACGTAAAATTGCCTTACGAAGGCAAGGCTCCCGACTTGGGTGCTTATGAATACAAAGCCCCTGTGGGACCAGTCGTAACAAGTAGTTCCTCCAGCAGTGAAACTGTTAATCCGACTTCGTCTAGCAGCTTTGTTGGCTCAAGTAGTTCTGCGGATTCTACCATGGCCATTGCGTCTCGCCGCCTTGAAAACGCCCGTGCAGTGCATCGCATGCGTAATGATGGTCGCGTTTTCTATGTGAATGGCCGTATAGTTCGTGGCCGTAAAGGTCCTCATTTGATTTTTGCTAAATAA
- a CDS encoding TIGR02147 family protein produces the protein MYANIFEFTKFRKFLAEYQERRQAAEPNFSRTEFCNLLGLPNTRSYFNDVVQGKKVTDTMLGRFVDVIGLKGNEAKYFEAMVNFDQGKTAEVRDAAFAEMMRLNKNPQAIVNPDSYEFFANWYNSTIYAILEILDVSDDVSELSEKIFPPVSEKKIQASLALMQKMELIRRNDQGFWKPTKESMATVQQCKSQMVLQYQKQCLELSKQALDSEGKESRDMTTFTFSVSAKGRKKVEAAAEKFKDVVRKIVAADTDTPTEVEHINLHVFSNLKK, from the coding sequence ATGTACGCAAATATTTTTGAATTTACCAAGTTCCGTAAGTTTCTTGCTGAGTATCAGGAACGCCGTCAGGCGGCGGAACCAAATTTTAGCCGTACGGAATTTTGCAACCTGCTGGGCCTCCCCAATACCCGCAGCTATTTTAATGATGTAGTTCAGGGCAAAAAGGTGACCGACACCATGCTGGGCCGCTTTGTAGATGTTATTGGGCTCAAGGGAAACGAGGCAAAATATTTTGAGGCCATGGTTAATTTTGACCAGGGCAAGACCGCCGAAGTCCGGGATGCCGCCTTCGCTGAAATGATGCGTCTGAACAAGAATCCCCAGGCTATCGTCAATCCCGACAGCTACGAGTTCTTTGCCAACTGGTACAACAGCACCATCTACGCAATCCTCGAAATTCTGGATGTGTCCGACGACGTAAGTGAACTTTCTGAAAAAATTTTCCCGCCGGTGAGCGAAAAGAAAATCCAGGCAAGTCTCGCCTTGATGCAGAAGATGGAACTGATCCGCCGTAACGATCAGGGATTCTGGAAACCTACCAAGGAAAGCATGGCTACTGTACAGCAGTGCAAAAGCCAGATGGTTCTCCAGTATCAGAAGCAGTGCCTGGAACTCTCCAAGCAGGCCTTGGATTCCGAAGGCAAGGAATCCCGCGATATGACCACCTTTACTTTTAGCGTTTCTGCAAAGGGCCGCAAGAAGGTGGAGGCCGCCGCCGAAAAGTTCAAGGATGTGGTTCGCAAAATCGTGGCCGCCGATACGGACACTCCCACCGAAGTGGAACATATCAATCTTCACGTTTTCAGCAACTTGAAGAAGTAA